CTTTCCTACCTTAGCAAGGTGGTAAAACTCAAGAAGCGTTTTGTGAAGCTGTGTTTCCCATCCTCTTAAGTATCTCTGATCCCATCGTTCTTTATCCTCAACAGCCATCAATATAAAGTTATTCTTAAAGTGATAATAAAAAATCCCTCACCCTTCTTTAACCTGGAAAACTTCTTCATCACAAGTGGGTGTCTTATGGACTTACTCCTCTTCCCAGACTTATCTTCGCAGATGGTAAAAGACCTCGCTTTTGTATTATATGAACTCTCTATTTATACCTTCCATATATATACGTTCCAAAACCGCCCTTGCCAGCGGTGCTGCGGTTCCACCTCCAGATCCTCCGTGTTCTATTAGAACGCCTATAAGAAATATTGGATCCCTGTATGGTGCAAAACCTACAAACCATGCGTGATCCCTCAGATGATAAGGTAAGTGTTTTCTTCCCGTGCTGAACGGGGATACTTGCGCTGTGCCGGTTTTACCTGCTATTTCCGCTATGTGTGAGTTAGCTAACTGCGCTGTCCCTCTCTTTACTACATCTCTCAAAGCCTCCTTTACTATGCTGAAGTATTCGGGTGAAGCCTTCACCACTTTGTAAATAGTCCTTTTATTTTTCCACACTACCCTTCCTGAAGGATCTCTAACCTCCCTTATAAGTGTAGGTTTGTATATGACACCATTGTTAACTATACCACTCATCATAAGTACTTGCTCAAGTAATGTAGCTGTTATGTAACCTTGACCTATTGACAAATTCACAGTATCTCCACCGTACCATGCATCACCGAGCCTTTTCCTTTTCCATGCTGGTGTTGGGATAAAACCTTTGGCACAAGGAAGTTCAAAAGGAATACCCTCACCGTAAGAAAACTCCCTTAAAATCTCTTCTATGCCCTTTTGACCCAACTTATAGTAACCGTAGTTGTAAAAAAATACGTCACATGAATCCCTTATGGCGGTTTTCACGTTTTCCCAACCGTGACCGTGTCTGTTCCAGCAGTAAAAGATCCTATTTCCAAGCTCAAATCTGCCATTGCATACCACTCCCTCTCTTATAGATAATCCCTTTTCAAGAAGAGCTACAGCCAAAGCGGGTTTTATAACTGATGCTGGAGGATACTTAGCAAAAAGGCACCTATTAAAAAGAGGTTTATAGGGATCCGAAAAGTACTCTTGCCACTTTTCGGAAAGCGCATTCGGATCAAAACAGGGATAACTTAGCATTCCAAGAACTTCACCTGTCTTAGCGTGAATTAAAAGAATCCCTCCAGCCTTGTGTCCCGACTTACTGAAAATCTCGTAAAGAATTCTCTGAATCCTCACATCAACGGTAAGTACTACCGTGTTCCCTTTCTTGGGTACTATGGTTCTCACGACTTTTACAGGTTTTCCCACGGCGTTTATCATAACTTCCTCTCCACCGGTAAAACCCAACAAAAATTCATCAAAAGCTCTCTCCGCACCATACTTACCTATCAAACTCTGCATATGTACTCTTTCCTTATACTTTTTGAGATCCTCATCGGTAGGATAACCTGTATAACCCGTTATGTGGGAAGTTATTTCTCCGTAAGGATAGTATCTCTGGGGAATCATGTTTATGAAAACTCCAGGCAGTTTATAACTGTTGTTGTAAAACTTATCTATTTCCTCTTGGTTCTCAAGGGTTTTTATGGGAATTGGTTCAAAACCTTTCATCTTCTCTCTTAAACTGCTCTCTCCGATATCTATGTTAAAGAGGTTTTTAAGTTCAATTAAAAGTTCATTCAAAGAGTTTGGATCCTCCAGCTTTTGAGGATCCAAAAAAAGCACGTACTTTGGTATGTCATAAGCTATCCTTTCCCCATTCCTATCAAGAATCTCACCTCTCTGAGGATAAAGTACCTTCAACCTAAGATAGTTCCTTTTGGAAAGTTCCGCGAAGTAGGACCTTTTAAAAACTTGCAGATAAAGGAGTCTAAACAGGACTACAAAATAAAAAATCATGCTGAGTAAGGCAAGAAAAAGAAACCTACGTCTGGGCATAAAGGCAATTATACTTCTTGAAAAGGCGTTTGGGCTTTCAAGGGACTATAAAGATTCATGTATGGGACTTTTCTATGATGTATATCATGTCAAGATTCTTAACAACACAACATAATGGTAGTATGAAAGTTCAAGAAGGTTTTGTGTTGCAAACTAATCTCAAACCTGCAGGAGATCAGCCTAAAGCTATATCCGCACTGCTTGACAACCTTGAAAGAGGTGTCAAAGAACAAGTGCTTTTGGGAGCTACTGGTACTGGAAAAACCTTCACCTTAGCTTGCCTCATAGCCCAATATAACAAACCTACTCTGGTTATAGCCCACAACAAGATACTTGCTGCTCAGCTTTACAGAGAGTTTAAAGAGCTTTTTCCTGATAACGCTGTGGAATACTTTATATCCTACTATGATTATTACCAACCTGAGGCGTACATACCAGAAAAGGATCTGTATATAGAAAAAGACGCATCCATCAACGATGTACTTGAAAGGTATAGACATTCAGCAACCATATCTGTACTTGAAAGGAGAGATGTTATAGTGGTTGCTTCCGTATCATGCATATACGGACTTGGATCTCCAGACACTTACTATTCTATGAAGCTCAAGCTTAGCATTGGAGACAAAGTTAGTATAAGCAGGTTGCTAAGAAAACTCGTTGAAATAGGCTACGAGAGGAATGATTACGCATACAAAAGGGCAACTTTCAGTGTAAAGGGGAACGTCTTAGAAGTCATACCTTCCGACGTGGAAGACAGAATAATCAGGGTGGAATTTTGGGATGATGAAATAGAGAGGATAACTGTACTTGACGTTTTAAACAGATCACCTTTAAAAGAGATCACGAGCTTCACTTTATTTCCAGCATCACATTATATAGCACCTAAGGATAGGATAGAAGAGGCTCTTAAGGAGATAAAGGAAGATCTTGACCAGAGGGTAAAGTGGTTTAGATCCCAGGGAAAGGAACTTGAAGCGAGAAGGCTCTATCAGAGAACTATGTATGACATAGAGATGATAAGGGAATTGGGACACTGCAAGGGTATAGAGAATTATTCAAGGTACTTTGATGGCAGAAAACCTGGTGAACCGCCCTTTACACTGCTTGATTACTTTCCAGATGACTTTTTGCTCATAATTGACGAATCGCACGTTACACTACCCCAGATAAGGGCTATGTATAACGGGGACAGATCCAGGAAGGAAAAGCTCGTTGAGTATGGATGGAGGCTACCTTCAGCTCTTGACAACAGGCCTCTCAAATTTGAGGAGTTTCTTGAGAGGATAAATCAGGTTGTGTACGTGTCCGCAACACCTGGCGATTGGGAAATAAACAGAAGCAAAGGCGTTATAGTTGAGCAGATAGTTAGACCTACTGGACTTGTAGATCCTGAGGTGGAAGTGAGACCCACAAAGGGACAGCTTGAGGATCTTCTTAAGGAGGTGCAGGAAAGGAAAAAAAGGGGTGAAAGGGCACTTGTGCTTACCACAACGAAGAGACTTGCTGAAGATGTGGCGGACTATCTTATAGAGAGAGGTGTGTCGGCTAAATATATGCATTCTGAACTTGATGCTATAGAGAGGGCAAAGGTTATAAAAGATCTAAGGGAAGGGAGCATAGATGTGATAGTAGGTGTAAACCTTTTGAGAGAAGGTCTTGACCTTCCAGAAGTTTCTCTTGTTGCCATTTTAGACGCAGATAAAGAGGGCTTTTTAAGAAGTTATACATCTCTTATACAGACCATTGGAAGAGCAGCAAGGAACATAAACGGAAAAGCTATACTTTATGCGGATAGGATGACAGAATCTATGAAAAGAGCCATAGAGGAAACAAAAAGGAGAAGAGAAAAGCAAAAACTTTACAACGAGCTTCACGGCATAACGCCTAAAAGCGTAAAAAAACCCGTAAAGGATCTCCTATCCATTGAGGAGTTAGATTATGCTAAAATACCTGTAAGTATTCCCAAAGGAATAAATAGTGAGGATGATCTACTGCGGAGGATAGAGAAATTGGAAAAGGAGATGCTTGAATGTGCAAAAAGATGGGAATTTGAAAAGGCTGCAAAGCTCAGGGATGAGATAAAGAAATTGAGAGAACTTTTAAATCTCGTGTGAGGTGAAGCGCAATGGCTCATAAATTTGATCCATCTAAGCTTGAAAAGTTAGATGACCCTTCAAGACTTGATCTTTTTGATCCCGCAAGAGTCCTTAAGGAGTTTGGACTCAAAAAGGGTATGAAGGTACTTGATGTTGGGACAGGTGCAGGGTTTTATCTCCCATACCTCTCACAAATAGTTGGAGAAGATGGAAAAGTTTACGCCATAGATACACAAGAGGTAGCTGTTGAATACGCAAAGCGCAAAGTGGAAAAGCTTGATCTGAAAAACGTACAAGTGGTCAAATCCCAGGAAAACAGCATACCTCTTCCCAACGAAAGCGTTGATTTTGTTTTCATGGCTTTCGTCTTTCATGAACTTCAAAGTCCAGTTGAGTTTTTGAAAGAACTCAAAAGGGTATCTAAGAAAAATGCTTATCTTGCTATAATAGACTGGAAAAAAGAGGAAAGGGACAAAGGACCTCCTCCAGAAGAGGTTTACTCGGAGTGGGAGATAGGGCTTATGCTTGAAGAGGCTGGGATAAAAGTGGGAAGAGTTATAGAACTGAGTAGATACGCCTTTGGGATTTACGCCATATTTTTACAAGATGATGGGGAAGGTTTTAGGAATCCTGTGAGGATTCCACCGGGGATGGTATGAAAGATGCGGATATAATAAGGGAACTTCTCAAGAGAAACAAGATAAGTAAAGAGGATATAGAAGCTT
This region of Hydrogenobacter sp. genomic DNA includes:
- the mrdA gene encoding penicillin-binding protein 2, which gives rise to MPRRRFLFLALLSMIFYFVVLFRLLYLQVFKRSYFAELSKRNYLRLKVLYPQRGEILDRNGERIAYDIPKYVLFLDPQKLEDPNSLNELLIELKNLFNIDIGESSLREKMKGFEPIPIKTLENQEEIDKFYNNSYKLPGVFINMIPQRYYPYGEITSHITGYTGYPTDEDLKKYKERVHMQSLIGKYGAERAFDEFLLGFTGGEEVMINAVGKPVKVVRTIVPKKGNTVVLTVDVRIQRILYEIFSKSGHKAGGILLIHAKTGEVLGMLSYPCFDPNALSEKWQEYFSDPYKPLFNRCLFAKYPPASVIKPALAVALLEKGLSIREGVVCNGRFELGNRIFYCWNRHGHGWENVKTAIRDSCDVFFYNYGYYKLGQKGIEEILREFSYGEGIPFELPCAKGFIPTPAWKRKRLGDAWYGGDTVNLSIGQGYITATLLEQVLMMSGIVNNGVIYKPTLIREVRDPSGRVVWKNKRTIYKVVKASPEYFSIVKEALRDVVKRGTAQLANSHIAEIAGKTGTAQVSPFSTGRKHLPYHLRDHAWFVGFAPYRDPIFLIGVLIEHGGSGGGTAAPLARAVLERIYMEGINREFI
- the uvrB gene encoding excinuclease ABC subunit UvrB, whose protein sequence is MKVQEGFVLQTNLKPAGDQPKAISALLDNLERGVKEQVLLGATGTGKTFTLACLIAQYNKPTLVIAHNKILAAQLYREFKELFPDNAVEYFISYYDYYQPEAYIPEKDLYIEKDASINDVLERYRHSATISVLERRDVIVVASVSCIYGLGSPDTYYSMKLKLSIGDKVSISRLLRKLVEIGYERNDYAYKRATFSVKGNVLEVIPSDVEDRIIRVEFWDDEIERITVLDVLNRSPLKEITSFTLFPASHYIAPKDRIEEALKEIKEDLDQRVKWFRSQGKELEARRLYQRTMYDIEMIRELGHCKGIENYSRYFDGRKPGEPPFTLLDYFPDDFLLIIDESHVTLPQIRAMYNGDRSRKEKLVEYGWRLPSALDNRPLKFEEFLERINQVVYVSATPGDWEINRSKGVIVEQIVRPTGLVDPEVEVRPTKGQLEDLLKEVQERKKRGERALVLTTTKRLAEDVADYLIERGVSAKYMHSELDAIERAKVIKDLREGSIDVIVGVNLLREGLDLPEVSLVAILDADKEGFLRSYTSLIQTIGRAARNINGKAILYADRMTESMKRAIEETKRRREKQKLYNELHGITPKSVKKPVKDLLSIEELDYAKIPVSIPKGINSEDDLLRRIEKLEKEMLECAKRWEFEKAAKLRDEIKKLRELLNLV
- a CDS encoding methyltransferase domain-containing protein produces the protein MAHKFDPSKLEKLDDPSRLDLFDPARVLKEFGLKKGMKVLDVGTGAGFYLPYLSQIVGEDGKVYAIDTQEVAVEYAKRKVEKLDLKNVQVVKSQENSIPLPNESVDFVFMAFVFHELQSPVEFLKELKRVSKKNAYLAIIDWKKEERDKGPPPEEVYSEWEIGLMLEEAGIKVGRVIELSRYAFGIYAIFLQDDGEGFRNPVRIPPGMV